GGGTTCGTGCTCGCGCGCATGGGGCGGTTTCGCGGCTTCACGTTGTACACGGGCATGATCAATGCTCCGCTCGTGATTCCGGAAGTGATCCAGGGCATTTCGCTGCTGCTGCTGTTCATCGAAATGGGCAAGTGGCTCGGGTGGCCGGCGGGACGCGGCATCTTCACGATCTGGATCGGCCACGTCATGCTGTGCATTTCGTACGTCGCGATTATTGTGCAGTCGCGCGTGCGTGACCTGCATCCATCGCTCGAGGAAGCAGCACTGGATCTAGGCGCCACGCCGTTACGTGTATTTTTCTTCATCACGCTGCCGCTGATCTCGCAGGCATTGATTGCCGGATGGCTGCTGTCGTTCACGCTGTCGATCGACGATCTGGTGTTGTCCGCGTTCCTGTCCGGGCCGGGTTCGACGACGCTGCCGCTGGTGGTGTTCTCGCGCGTGCGGCTGGGGTTGAACCCGGAGATGAACGCGCTGGCGACGTTGTTCATTGCAGTCGTCACCGTCGGCGTCGTGGTGGCAAATCACTTCATGCAGCGCGCCGAGAAGCGGCGCCTGGCGATGGCTGTGTAGTTCATCCCGCTGTTTCATGTCCTTTGCCGGCGCCTGCGTGGGCGCCGGCAAAGCGAGTCTTCATCAGCGGGCGTGATGCACGATTCCCGCGCTCAGATTCGATATCCGATCCGCAATCCACCCCAGTGCCGGCCGTTGACGAAGATAGGCGCTGACGCGTCCTTCATCAGTGCATATTCGCCACCGCCCATGTCGCGCCGATAGGTTTGCAGCAGGAAGCGTTTCGTACTGGTCCCGGCAGCGAGGCCGGTGCGGTCGTTGAACATCCGCCGGTTGCGGCAGTTCGCGGCATTCCAGACGGGATCGCCGCGCTGCGGCTGCGAGAACTTGAGATTGTGGGTGGGCAGGTAGCCGCGCGTGTCGACGGCCGCGCAGAACGCGACACGCGGATCGAGTTCGAGGATGGGCTCCTGGATCAACGGCAGGACGCGGTCGGTGAGGTCGGTGAAACGCGTCGTGAACTGCTGCGGATTCGTGCCCGGCACGGGCACATAGCGATCGTCGAACAGGTCGTTCATCGACAGTTCGCCCCGCGCGACAGCAGCTTCGAACAGTTTGCCGGCTTTTGCGGCGGCCTGTTCGACGGCGTCGATGAACGGTGTGTCCGCCGTTGCGACGCCCGTGGCGGCCGTCAGTTCGATCAGGTTTTCCGATACGCCGAGCAGATTGCCGAGCCGGTTCTTCGCCTGCACGAAGTTTTCGCCGGAATGTTCGACGTCGGTGGCAATATCGAGCACTTGTGACTCGAATGCATTGCATTGATCTTCGATTTCGCCGGACAGCGTCGCGATCTGGTTCGCCTCTGCATTCAATTGCATGATTGCGTGACCTGTCGAATGCACGACGTCGCCGATCATCCGCGTGCCTTCGCGTACCCGCTGCGCGCGTGCCGTGTTCTCGGCGCCTTCGGTGATCAGGCGCTCGGTTTGCTCGGTGAGTTGCGCCAGCGTCGTTTCGATCTGACCCGTTGCCTGCGCGGTCTTCGCCGATAGCGTCTTCACCTCGGCGGCGACCACCGCGAAGCTTTTGCCGAATTCGCCCGCGCGCGCGGCTTCGATTGCGGCATTCAGCGCAAGCAGATGCGTCTGGCGCGCGATCAGCGATATCTCCTCCGACACGCGGCTCACGTGCGACAGCGCTGCGCGTAACGCGCCGATCTGGCTCTCGATCACCGTCACGCCTTCGACAAGCCCATGAATATCCGACAGCGACGCTTCGAGCGTCTGCTGCGAGGTCTCGACGTCACCCGCCGCCTGCGCGGTGACCGCGCGCATTTCGCGGGCCGCGGCGGCGATGCGGTGATTGCCGGCGAGCGTCGCTGCCGCCGACTGGCGAAGGGTCTGGCACACGCCCGCTTGCCGTTCGACCCGGGTGGCGACTTCTTCGATATGACCGGAGACGTCGCAGATCTCGATGCCGAGCTTGCCCGCCTGCGAGGCGATATCGCCGACAACGGACAAGGTGGCGCCGCTGCGGCGCCGGCGGCGAGTGAAAAGACCCGTCATGGGCAAGTCTCCTGAACGGCGCGGCGCTGGCGCACGCCGACCTGGTATCCGTTGTATGTGTACAAGTTCATGTCGCAAGCAGGATGACACGCACTGATCTGCATGTCGCAGATCGGCTGCGGCAAATGAAGTGCACGTCGTCTTACACGCTTACGGGTTCTCAACGGCTCCTTACGGAACTGCTTGATAGGGACTATCCCGGAGTCGAATCGGGTACGATCGCCGGTGTCCGCGCGCCAGCCGTGCCAGATGTCTGTCGAATCCGCCAACCAAACCCATGATCGAATCCTTTGCGCGCGTCTCTGGCTGGGAGCAGCTGTTGTATCTATGGGAATTGATCGTCATGGTCTGCAAGTTCCTGTGGGGCCTGCTGCGTCTGCTGGGCGGCGGCTGAACCTAAAGCAGAATGCAATGCACTGTCACGCGGAGCACGATGAACCGCAGTGGGCCTCGTGGGCGACGAAGCGCTGTTACGACGCTTCAATGTCGACTATCCGGCTTTGGCCAGTCGATTTCGCCTACTTTTGCGCCGATGCCTGCGCCTGATCCGAATACACGTATTCGGTACTGCGCACACGACGTGTGCGCCGACGGAAATTGAATGTGAAGCGCGGCCAGATCGCCGTGATTTTGCCGCTCTTCGTCTGATACCAGCTGTGGCAGCCGCTCGCCCAGACAGTTCGCTGCATGTCGCGTTGCAGGCTCGCGTTGAATTCGCGCTGTACGTCCGCACGAAGATTCATCGTGCGGGCGCCGCGACGGTGCAGTTCGCGTAGGCAATCGGCAATGTATTGCACCTGTGACTCGATCATGTAGATCATCGAGTTGTGCCCAAGGGCCGTGTTCGGCCCGGCCATCATGAAGAAATTCGGAAAGTCCGCGATGCTCGTGCCGAGATACGCTTCGGGTCCGTCGCGCAGCCAGCGCGCGCCGAGATCGGCGCCGCCCAGTCCCGTCACGTCGAATGGCGCGCCGACGTCGTTCACCTGAAACCCGGTGCCGCAGATGATCGCTTCGACGGGATGATGCGCGCCGTCGGCCGTCACGATGCCGTCATGCACGATGCTGCGGATCGGTGTCGTCACCACGTCGACATTCGGCTGGCCGAGTGCCGGATAGTAGTCGCTCGACAACAGCACGCGTTTGCATCCCAGTCTGTAGTCGGGCGTCAGCCTGGCGCGCAGTGCCGGATCTTTCACCCTTCGTTCGAGGTAGCTGTGCGCGAACTTCATTGCAGGGTTCACGAGCTTCGGATTGACGAAGAATCCGAGGCCGCGCGATTCCATCTGCCAGTAGATCGCGCTGCGCACGCAGCGTTGCGTGAACGGCAGGTGTTTGAACAGCCAGCGCGCGCGCGCGCTGACCGGCTTGTCGGGCTTGGGCATGATCCACGGCGCGGTGCGCTGGAACAGCAGCATCTGCGCGACGCGCGGCTGGATACGCGGGATGAACTGGATCGCGCTGGCGCCGGTGCCGATGACGGCGACGCGTTTGCCTTCGAGCGGATAGTCGTGGTCCCAGCGCGCCGAGTGAAATATCTTGCCGCCGAACGTGTCGAGTCCGTCGATCTGCGGAATCGCCGGCCGCGATAACAGCCCGATAGCAGAAATCACTGCATCGACCTCGACGGTGTCATGCACGCCAGTGCGGTTGATATCGAGCCGCCAGACGAGTCGCGCCTCATCGAAGCGCGCGGCCGTTACTCGTGCATTGAACTGCATCGCACTGTCCACCTGATACTTGCGTGCACAATGCTTCAGATACGCAAGAATCTCGTGTTGATGACTGAACGCCCGCGACCACGACGGGTTCGCTTCGAATGAAAACGAGTACAGATGCGACGGCACATCGCATGCAGCGCCTGGATAGGTGTTGTCGCGCCACGTACCGCCCAGTTCGCCCGCAGCTTCGTAGATCGTGAACGACGTAAAACCCATGCGCTTGAGGCGGATCGCCATGCCGATGCCCGAGAAGCCGCTTCCGATAATCGCGATTCGCATCTCAGCACGAGGGGATGAGGGCATAGGTTCAACGCTCCCGCGCATCGTCGAAGTCTGGAAACTCTCCGATGCCGAATAAGATAAAAGCTGATTTGTCTAGATCCGTCTACGACGGTTAAGGCGGAGGGTAGACAACTGTACACAGTGCGTCAAGATCGTTGTACAGTGCTGGCTCCAAGGCCATGACATTGCGTTGGCCATGATGCGTCGTTAAACGGAAGGTCATGCAATCCGCATCGGAACTGGAACTCGCTCCCGGCAAGCGCAAGCTGATCGAAGCCGCATTGCGCCTGACAGCGGGCGGCCGCAGCTTTGCGAGCCTCGGCCTGCGCGAAGTGGCGCGCGAGGCGAGACTCAATCCCAACACGTTCTACCGGCACTTCGAAACGCTGGACGATCTCGCGCGCGAAGCCGTCGAATCGGTCAGCCGCCGGCTGCGCCCGATGCTTCGGCGCGAACGATGGCTGGCTGCTCACGACGAGCCGCATAGCGTGTTGCGCCGCGCCTGCGTTGCCTTCTTTGCGTTTGCGCTGGAGAACCGCGAGGCGTTTTTGAGCGCGCTGGCCGAGTATCACGGCACGTCTGCGGCGTTGCGCGAGGCTGTGCGAGCGAACCTGAACGAGGTGTCGGCGGAAATGGCCGAGGATGTCGTGCAGCTCACGTTGGTGCCCGCGTTGCCGCGCGAGACCGTCGAGGAAATCTGCACGCAGATCGTGTTGCAGCTTTTCCATTTGTCGCGTGAATTCATTGGCAATGCCGCGCAGCGGGAGTCGTTGATCGGCTATGCGGAGCGTTTCATCGTCAGGTTGTTCGCGGGCGCCGTTGTCCTCGCGCAGCATGAGGCGCAATGAGAAAAGGAAAAAGGGCTCCGTGAGGAGCCCTTCGCGTTTCATACGGACCAACTGAGCCGGTCAGGTGTCGTTCCAGCCGCCCGAATCGTCGTTGCTGCCCATATCGACGCCGCCGTCTCCGCCGCCGTTACCGTCGCTCCAGTCGTTCGAGCCCTGGCCGAAGTCGATCGAGCCTGCGTCGTTGCCGCCGCGCTTGCGCGATTCGTCGTCGACGATCACATCGCGTTCGATCACGCGGTCGCGGCCCGAGTTGAGCGCTTCGCCGAGCAGCACGCCTGTCAGCAAGCCGCCCATGCCGCCGCCGAAGCCGCCGCCTTGCTGCACGATGACGGGCGGCTGCTGTTGCTGCGGCGGATACGGGTAGGGCGCTTGCGGATAACCGGGCGGGTAACCAGGCTGCTGGCCGCCGCGTCCGAACGCCTGGTCCGCTTCGCGTGCGTAGGAAGAGTCGCCCGTACCCGCCGACGCCGCAGGGGCCGCATTCGGATCAGGCCGGCCTTCGGCGCGCGCCTTGAGGCTCGCGACCTGCCGTTCGAGATCTTCGATCTGATACGGCGGCACGGGGTTCTTGCTATTCGACAGCGCTTCGACCAGCTGACGCAACTGCGTCTCCGCGCCTTCTACTTCGCGCTCGAGCGCTTCATGTCCTGGCGCCGTCGACAGCTTCACGTCGAGCTTCAGCGAGCGCACGTCGTTGAGGAGATCGGTAGCACGCTTGAGCTGTGCGCGGCGGTCGTCGGTGGCGCGTGTGTCGTCCTGCGAGCGCGCGCGACGCAGCGTCCAGCGCAGGATCAACGCAATCGCACCGATCAGCACGACGATACCGATCCACATGCCCATCGACGGACCATGCCGTTCGGGCGCCGGCTGGAACGCCGACGGCGTGGCGGGCGCGGATTCCTGCTGCGCGAACGGATTGTTCGTGCGATGCGTGACGCTTCCACCGGCGCCGCCGCTCACGCGCGCGGCGTCCGAGCGCAGACGCGCTTCCGTCTGCGCGAAGCGGGCGGGGTCGGTGAAGCGAACCTGCGGGTCGAGCGTCTTCGCCTGTTGAAGCTGCGCGAGCGCCTCGGCGGGGCGGCCTTCGCGATCGAGCACCTGGGCGTACAGATAGTGCGCGCGGGCGCTGTCGGGATGCGCCTTCAGCACCTCGTTCAACTGCGAGTCGGCCTTCTGCCAGTCGCCCTGCTGGATCGTCGTTTCGATCTGCGTCGCCGTGGGCAACGCGAAGGCGGTGCCCGACACGAGCATCAGCGAAAGCGTCAGGGACACACCGGCTGCTGCGAGCAATTTTTTCATGATGCGGGCCGGGCGGATTGACGCCCGTCTCCTTACTATCGAGTTGCCGTGCCGCGCGGCCGTCGTGTCGTAGTACACGGCGCCGCGCAGCACATCGCCTGTCTCGCGCTTATTGCGCAGGCGTGTCCAGCTGCTTCTTCAGCGCGGCGAGACGGTCGTCGATCGACGGGCCGCGGTTGAGGTCCTCGAGCTTGTCGTCGAGCGCCTTGCCGCTCTTCACATCGGCCGAATTCAGGCGTGCGTCGGAACGTGCCGTCGACAGCGCGACCTTGTCCTCCAGCTTCTGAAAGTCTTCAGCAAGATTCTTGCCGCCGATTCCGCCCAGCGCCGTGGCCGCCGTGTCCTTGGCCTCCGCGATCTGCTGTTTGGCCTGCAGGATGTTCGAGCGCGCATTCAGGTCGTTGCGGCGCTGACGCATGTCGTCGATCTGCGTCTTCAACTGCTCGACGGACGGCTCGAGTGTTGCGAGTTCCTTAGCGAGCGCATCGCGTTCGGCTTCTGCCGTGGACTGCGCGCCGAGCGCCTCGCGCGCGAGCGCTTCGTCGCCCGACTGCAGCGCGCGTTTGGCGCCGTCTTCGTACTTCTTCGCCTTGTCGGCGGCCACGTCGCGCTTGCTTTGCTGCGTGGCGACCTGCGCCTGGATCTCGATCAGCGAGTTCTCCGCTTTCGCGATGCTCTCGTCGAGTTCGCGCACGATCTGGCGCGCATCACGCGACGGGTCTTGCACGGAGTCGGCTGCATCGTTCAAGAGACCTTTGACCGTCCGCGTGATGCTGTCAAAAAGCGACATGAAATACCTCCATTGATTGAAATCGATGCTGAATACCCGGCGCATTGAACCTGGTGCGCGACGACATCGACTTAACGTAGTTTACGCCGCCCTGCGCAATGCTGCGGGTCTTGCTCCATGCCATCAGACAACGTGCCTTCGTGCTCGTTGCATGACGGCGGAGCAAACGGACCTGACATCGGGGCGCGCGCCCGGAATGCAAGAGCCGAGTACGCATTCGAGTTGTCACGTCGCACGCTTCGACGCTTCATACACGCGTCGCAATCGATGCACGACCGGCTATTCAACAGCTCGCGGATATTACACCACGCGTACCCTTAAAGCCGTCTTAAAACGCGATTTCCTGCGCCTTTCAGCCGATGCTTTCGCAATCTTTGCGACGTGTGGCGTCATACGCAACGTGATGAACGAATCAGCGTGCGGATTTGTCAAACTGCGCGGCCGGATTCTTTCGGATAGCCGACGATACCGCGCCCGCGAGCGCATCGTACTCGCGTCATGTGGCGCTGCGAATTCAGGCGAAGTGGCCGCTGCCTTCGGCGGGATCGATGCCCGGTTCGTCGTCTTCGTGCGCTTGCTGACGTTTGCTTGCGGCATTGCGTTTCGACGACGGCAGTGCGGGCGTGCTGGTGGCGGCATTGACGGCGTCATGCGACGCGAGCGCGGCGGCTTTCGCGGCCGCCACGCGAGCGGCAGCCTGAGCGGTGGCATCGTCGTCGGTGCTGTCGGGCGTGACGGACACATCGTGCGCCGCGAGCGCGGCGACGGGCGTGGCGACATCGATGGGAGCGAGCGCCTCGTGCGGCATGCCGGAGGCGGCGAAGACGGTATCGTTTTCAGTCGGCGTGCTTTTGCTGCCCGGCGCGGGCGATCGGAGCGCGGCCGGCGTGGCTTGCCGCAGGTGCTTGCTTGCGCGCGCAACGCGTTGCAGCGCTTCGTTCAGCGCGTCGGGTTCGCGTGGCGCGCGCAACCGGTCGACGATGCTCGCCGCCTTGACCTGCTCGCTGGTCGCGCCGAAGCTCAGCACCGCACGCCGCATCAGTTCGCTGACGCTGATGCCGAGGTTCTCCGCCGTCGTGGAGATGGCGCGTTTCTGGGCGGGGCTGACGAAGACGACGATGCGTTCGCTAGGCTTGTTCATAGGTCGGCTCGCGTTCTTTGTTGGTGTCGAACTGCGGAGGAATCCGGGCAGGGCGGCGAGTCCTGCTTGGCGCGCGTCGAGCCATCATAAGACTAAATCGCGGCGCGCGGTTGGGCGCTGGCGCAAATCGGGCGGCCCGTAAAATGGCTGTCACATCAATGAGTTGCTACGTTTGAAGATGTATTGTCCACAGGGCTGTGAACATTTTCTGTTGATAACCGCACGACGCGGCACAACCGGACTCGCGTGGCGGGACACAGTGTTTTTTCTTACATCGGGGCGCAATCATGAGGGAATTCTTACAAAAAAATCACTTTCAGCGCCGCTTGATTTCTTTAAAATGCGCTGTTACGTTGCGCCAGACACCGCCTGGGCGCGCCGTGCGGCCGACCGGGACGGGGTGAAAAGTCGGCGCCGCGCGGCGGCAATCGCCAGAGGCAGAGGCCGTCGTCATGTGTTGCGCGCGAGCGTCCCGTGCATGGCGGCCGTCGGATCGGCGGCAAGGCGCCGATCTGGCGCGCAACGGTGCCGCAGTCGCGCGTTATGTCGCGGCAGCGGCGCCACGATCACGATCCAGGCGCACTGCGCGTGCAACTCCGGCGTGTAGGTAGCGCCCATCATTCCAGTCATGCCAATCATCAAACGACCGCATTCTTCCAGCTCTTCAGGGCATTCAGGCCGCGAGCCATCTTTCGGCAGCAACGACAACCCGAGCCGCGATTACCGCTACGCGCAGCGCGAAGAAGACGACCGCGATGAGCGCGGGCGCGGTGCCCGCTCGGGTCGTTCGGGTCGTTCGATAGGCGGCACGATCGCGTTGTGGTTCGCCGGACTGTTCGCGACGCTCGCGGTGGTCGGCGCGCTGATCATCGGCTATGCGCTCGTCGTGATGGGGCCGCAACTGCCGTCGCTCGATGCGCTCACCGACTACCGCCCCAAAGTGCCGCTGCGCATCTATACGGCGGACCACGTGCTGATCGGCGAGTTCGGCGAGGAGCGTCGCAGTCTGGTGCGCTTCCAGGACATCCCCGACGTGCAGAAGAAAGCCGTGCTCGCGATCGAGGACTACCGCTTCTATGAGCATGGCGGTGTCGATTTCATCGGCATTTTGCGCGCGGGTTTCGCGGATCTCGCACATGGCGGCTCGTCGCAAGGCGCGAGCACGATCACGATGCAGGTCGCGCGCAACTTCTTCCTGTCGAGCGAGAAAACGTACACGCGCAAGATCTATGAAATGCTGCTCGCCTACAAGATCGAGCGCGCACTGACGAAGGATCAGATTCTCGAGCTGTACATGAACCAGATCTATCTGGGCGAGCGCGCGTACGGCTTCGCGGCTGCGGCGCGGGTGTACTTCGGCAAGGATCTGAAGGACATCACGCTCGCGCAGGCGGCGATGCTCGCGGGGCTGCCGAAGGCGCCGTCCGCGTACAACCCGGTCGTCAACCCGAAGCGCGCGAAGATCCGCCAGGAGTACATCCTGAAGCGGATGCTCGATCTGAACTACATCACGCAAGACCAGTACAACCAGGCCATCAAGGAAGAGATTCGTACGAAGACGGCGGGTAACGAATACAGCGTGCACGCCGAGTACATCGCGGAAATGGTCCGCCAGATGATGTACGCGCAGTACAAGGACGAGACCTACACGCGCGGTCTGAACGTCACGACGACGATCGATTCCGCGGATCAGGAAGCGGCCTATCTTGCCGTGCGCAAGGGCGTGATGGACTACGAGCGCCGTCACGGCTATCGCGGACCGGAAGGTTTCGTCGAGTTGCCGGCTGCCGGCGACGAGCGCGACGAAGCCATCGAAGACGCGCTCAACGATCACCCTGACAACGGCGAGATCATTGCGGCCGTCGTGACGTCGGCGACGCCGAAGGAAGTGAAGGCGCAATTGCTGGACGGTACGCAGGCGAGCGTGACGGGCGAGGGCTTGCGTTTCGCGGCGGGCGCGCTGTCGGCGCGTGCGGCGCAGGCGCAGCGTATCCGGCCGGGCTCGATCGTGCGCCTGATTGCCGATGCGAACGGCAACTGGCAGATCACGCAGTTGCCGCAGGTGGAAGGCGCGCTCGTGTCGATGACACCGCAGGACGGCGCGATCCGCGCGCTGGTCGGCGGCTTCGACTTCAACAAGAACAAGTTCAACCACGTGACGCAGGCATGGCGTCAGCCGGGTTCGAGTTTCAAGCCGTTCATTTATTCGGCGGCGCTCGACAAGGGCCTCGGACCGGCGACCATCATCAACGATGCACCGCTGTACTTCCCGCCGAGCGCGCCGGGCGGCGACGCGTGGGAGCCGAAGGACGACGATCAGCCGGATGGTCCGATGCCGATGCGTCTCGCGCTGCAGAAGTCGAAAAACCTCGTGTCGATCCGCATCCTGTCGTATATCGGCACGAAGTACGCGCAGGATTTCGTCACGCAGCGCTTTGGCTTCGACGCCGACAAGACGCCGCCGTATCTGCCGATGGCGCTTGGTGCCGGTCTGGTGACGCCGCTGCAATCGGCGGGTGCGTATAGCGTGTTTGCGAACGGCGGTTACCGGATCAATCCGTATCTGATCGGCGAAGTCGACGACGCGCACGGCCAGCCGCTGTCGCGCGCGCAGCCGCTGACGGCGGGCAAGGATGCGCCGCGCACGCTGGAGCCGCGCAACGCGTACATCATGAACAGCCTGTTGCATTCGGTGGCGACGGCGGGCACGGGCGCGGGCACGAATGTGCTGCATCGTAACGATCTGCAAGGCAAGACGGGTACGACGAACGATGCGAAGGACGGCTGGTTCGCCGGGTATCAGCAATCGCTGGTGGCTGTGGCGTGGATGGGATATGACCAGCCGAAGTCGCTCGGTAGCCGCGAGTTTGGCGCGCAACTGGCGTTGCCGATCTGGGTCGAGTATATGCAGCGTGCGCTGCGAGGGGTGCCGCAGGTTGAGCCTGAGATGCCTCAGGGCGTGACTTCCGTCGATGGTGAGTTGTTCTATGCGGATATGACGCCTGGGAACGGGTTTGTTGCGAGTATTGGGATGGATTCGGCGAATCCGCTCGCGAGTGGTGGGGATGCTGTCGGCGCGGTTGGGCCGGCTGGAATGACGCCGCCGGCGCCGCCGCCGAATGTTACTTCGACTGAGAGGAAGCAGATTATGGATCTGTTTGAGTCGAATAAGCCGTAAGGGGTGGAGTTGTGCGGGCGGTTTGGGTTAGGGTTTGCTTTTGCTTTTGCTTTTGCTTTCGCTGGCATCCGCGTTACGTTAGCTCGCTTCACGCGTCGCCCCTGTGCGGGGCGGCACCTACTTTTCTTTGCCGCCGCAAAGAAAAGTAGGCAAAAGAAAGCGGCTCACACCGCCAATTCTTGACGTTTGTCCACGGGCCCCCAACGGCCCCGTACTTCGCACGGCAACGCACCGGTTAGCGTGCGTTGCCAACGCTCTCTCTGTACGCCTCACCCGCTTCACGCTCCCGCATCACTTCACGTCGTGCCAGACAGTCTGCCGCCGCCCAGGTGGCAAACTGTGTGTCGGCTTTCGCACCGTACACGCATCACTCCGGACTCGGTAGCACGATTGGTGTCTCTGGTAAGAGCGCCAACCTCTGCGGTGCGACAACCTACACACAGTTTGCCACCTGGGCGGCGCGTACCATTCGCTGCCGCTTGCGCAAGTACGGGTGTCCGAAGCAGGTGAGGCGCTTGTTCAGAGCGCTGGCAACGAACGTGGGTCACGTGGTTGCCGTGTGAAGCGTAAGAACCTTTGGGGGCCCTCAGGCAAGAACAAGTGCTGGCGGTGTGAGCCGCTTTCTTTTGCCTACTTTTCTTTGCGGCGGCAAAGAAAAGTAGGTGCCGCCCCGCACAGGGGCGACGCGTGAAGCACGCTAACGAATCGCGGATGCCAGCGCAAAGGGCAAAACGCAAAACGCGGCTGCCAGCGCAAAGGCAAACAAACCAAAACCAAACAAACCAAAACCAAACAAACCAAAACCAAACAAACCAAAACCAAACAAACCAAAACCAAACAAACCAAAACCAAACAAACCAAAACCAAACAAACCAAAACCAAACCGCCCCCGCTAGAACAAGCCGGTGAACAAAAACCGTTGATAACACCAACCCCGAGATTCACTGCACAACAGGCGACGCCAATCCTTCGCCCGGAGGATCCCCCATCGCCTGAAACAACGCCGCCGTATCGTTCAGTCTCGCACCGGTAAACCGAATCTCATCAAGCCGCGCATTGCGATACTGCTGCTCGCTCGCC
This is a stretch of genomic DNA from Paraburkholderia caribensis. It encodes these proteins:
- a CDS encoding ABC transporter permease subunit: MKPNRVLQFIALAIGFAFLYVPIISLVVYSFNESQLVTVWTRFSTRWYAALLQDEELINAAWLSLRVALLTAFASVIIGTWAGFVLARMGRFRGFTLYTGMINAPLVIPEVIQGISLLLLFIEMGKWLGWPAGRGIFTIWIGHVMLCISYVAIIVQSRVRDLHPSLEEAALDLGATPLRVFFFITLPLISQALIAGWLLSFTLSIDDLVLSAFLSGPGSTTLPLVVFSRVRLGLNPEMNALATLFIAVVTVGVVVANHFMQRAEKRRLAMAV
- a CDS encoding methyl-accepting chemotaxis protein, producing MTGLFTRRRRRSGATLSVVGDIASQAGKLGIEICDVSGHIEEVATRVERQAGVCQTLRQSAAATLAGNHRIAAAAREMRAVTAQAAGDVETSQQTLEASLSDIHGLVEGVTVIESQIGALRAALSHVSRVSEEISLIARQTHLLALNAAIEAARAGEFGKSFAVVAAEVKTLSAKTAQATGQIETTLAQLTEQTERLITEGAENTARAQRVREGTRMIGDVVHSTGHAIMQLNAEANQIATLSGEIEDQCNAFESQVLDIATDVEHSGENFVQAKNRLGNLLGVSENLIELTAATGVATADTPFIDAVEQAAAKAGKLFEAAVARGELSMNDLFDDRYVPVPGTNPQQFTTRFTDLTDRVLPLIQEPILELDPRVAFCAAVDTRGYLPTHNLKFSQPQRGDPVWNAANCRNRRMFNDRTGLAAGTSTKRFLLQTYRRDMGGGEYALMKDASAPIFVNGRHWGGLRIGYRI
- a CDS encoding flavin-containing monooxygenase, whose amino-acid sequence is MPSSPRAEMRIAIIGSGFSGIGMAIRLKRMGFTSFTIYEAAGELGGTWRDNTYPGAACDVPSHLYSFSFEANPSWSRAFSHQHEILAYLKHCARKYQVDSAMQFNARVTAARFDEARLVWRLDINRTGVHDTVEVDAVISAIGLLSRPAIPQIDGLDTFGGKIFHSARWDHDYPLEGKRVAVIGTGASAIQFIPRIQPRVAQMLLFQRTAPWIMPKPDKPVSARARWLFKHLPFTQRCVRSAIYWQMESRGLGFFVNPKLVNPAMKFAHSYLERRVKDPALRARLTPDYRLGCKRVLLSSDYYPALGQPNVDVVTTPIRSIVHDGIVTADGAHHPVEAIICGTGFQVNDVGAPFDVTGLGGADLGARWLRDGPEAYLGTSIADFPNFFMMAGPNTALGHNSMIYMIESQVQYIADCLRELHRRGARTMNLRADVQREFNASLQRDMQRTVWASGCHSWYQTKSGKITAIWPRFTFNFRRRTRRVRSTEYVYSDQAQASAQK
- a CDS encoding TetR family transcriptional regulator — protein: MQSASELELAPGKRKLIEAALRLTAGGRSFASLGLREVAREARLNPNTFYRHFETLDDLAREAVESVSRRLRPMLRRERWLAAHDEPHSVLRRACVAFFAFALENREAFLSALAEYHGTSAALREAVRANLNEVSAEMAEDVVQLTLVPALPRETVEEICTQIVLQLFHLSREFIGNAAQRESLIGYAERFIVRLFAGAVVLAQHEAQ
- a CDS encoding tetratricopeptide repeat protein; its protein translation is MKKLLAAAGVSLTLSLMLVSGTAFALPTATQIETTIQQGDWQKADSQLNEVLKAHPDSARAHYLYAQVLDREGRPAEALAQLQQAKTLDPQVRFTDPARFAQTEARLRSDAARVSGGAGGSVTHRTNNPFAQQESAPATPSAFQPAPERHGPSMGMWIGIVVLIGAIALILRWTLRRARSQDDTRATDDRRAQLKRATDLLNDVRSLKLDVKLSTAPGHEALEREVEGAETQLRQLVEALSNSKNPVPPYQIEDLERQVASLKARAEGRPDPNAAPAASAGTGDSSYAREADQAFGRGGQQPGYPPGYPQAPYPYPPQQQQPPVIVQQGGGFGGGMGGLLTGVLLGEALNSGRDRVIERDVIVDDESRKRGGNDAGSIDFGQGSNDWSDGNGGGDGGVDMGSNDDSGGWNDT
- a CDS encoding PspA/IM30 family protein; the encoded protein is MSLFDSITRTVKGLLNDAADSVQDPSRDARQIVRELDESIAKAENSLIEIQAQVATQQSKRDVAADKAKKYEDGAKRALQSGDEALAREALGAQSTAEAERDALAKELATLEPSVEQLKTQIDDMRQRRNDLNARSNILQAKQQIAEAKDTAATALGGIGGKNLAEDFQKLEDKVALSTARSDARLNSADVKSGKALDDKLEDLNRGPSIDDRLAALKKQLDTPAQ
- a CDS encoding plasmid mobilization protein is translated as MNKPSERIVVFVSPAQKRAISTTAENLGISVSELMRRAVLSFGATSEQVKAASIVDRLRAPREPDALNEALQRVARASKHLRQATPAALRSPAPGSKSTPTENDTVFAASGMPHEALAPIDVATPVAALAAHDVSVTPDSTDDDATAQAAARVAAAKAAALASHDAVNAATSTPALPSSKRNAASKRQQAHEDDEPGIDPAEGSGHFA
- a CDS encoding penicillin-binding protein 1A, coding for MPIIKRPHSSSSSGHSGREPSFGSNDNPSRDYRYAQREEDDRDERGRGARSGRSGRSIGGTIALWFAGLFATLAVVGALIIGYALVVMGPQLPSLDALTDYRPKVPLRIYTADHVLIGEFGEERRSLVRFQDIPDVQKKAVLAIEDYRFYEHGGVDFIGILRAGFADLAHGGSSQGASTITMQVARNFFLSSEKTYTRKIYEMLLAYKIERALTKDQILELYMNQIYLGERAYGFAAAARVYFGKDLKDITLAQAAMLAGLPKAPSAYNPVVNPKRAKIRQEYILKRMLDLNYITQDQYNQAIKEEIRTKTAGNEYSVHAEYIAEMVRQMMYAQYKDETYTRGLNVTTTIDSADQEAAYLAVRKGVMDYERRHGYRGPEGFVELPAAGDERDEAIEDALNDHPDNGEIIAAVVTSATPKEVKAQLLDGTQASVTGEGLRFAAGALSARAAQAQRIRPGSIVRLIADANGNWQITQLPQVEGALVSMTPQDGAIRALVGGFDFNKNKFNHVTQAWRQPGSSFKPFIYSAALDKGLGPATIINDAPLYFPPSAPGGDAWEPKDDDQPDGPMPMRLALQKSKNLVSIRILSYIGTKYAQDFVTQRFGFDADKTPPYLPMALGAGLVTPLQSAGAYSVFANGGYRINPYLIGEVDDAHGQPLSRAQPLTAGKDAPRTLEPRNAYIMNSLLHSVATAGTGAGTNVLHRNDLQGKTGTTNDAKDGWFAGYQQSLVAVAWMGYDQPKSLGSREFGAQLALPIWVEYMQRALRGVPQVEPEMPQGVTSVDGELFYADMTPGNGFVASIGMDSANPLASGGDAVGAVGPAGMTPPAPPPNVTSTERKQIMDLFESNKP